One part of the Panthera leo isolate Ple1 chromosome D4, P.leo_Ple1_pat1.1, whole genome shotgun sequence genome encodes these proteins:
- the MED22 gene encoding mediator of RNA polymerase II transcription subunit 22 isoform X1, whose protein sequence is MCGESPEESRPAGPHAAPRKRGAGTRQGGGLIWGLRLCEVGAQGTHVMGVEHRLERKLAAPWGWEAPGKASSAVRAGARDPALPGLLSSSLPSHNDPGKVHALVPRYRGRNGGRAAVASSPPLLCSWWPQVRAGESLMKLVSDLKQFLILNDFPSVNEAIDQRNQQLRALQEECDRKLIALRDEISIDLYELEEEYYSSSSSLCEANDLPLCEAYWRLDLDTDSADGLSAPVLASPEPSAGPLQAAAPAHSHATGPGPTEHA, encoded by the exons ATGTGTGGGGAGAGCCCCGAGGAGTCGCGCCCAGCTGGCCCACACGCTGCCCCAAGGAAGCGCGGGGCAGGCACGAGGCAGGGCGGCGGTCTTATCTGGGGTTTGAGGCTCTGTGAAGTGGGGGCTCAAGGAACCCATGTGATGGGAGTGGAGCACCGCCTGGAGAGGAAGCTGGCGGCCCCGTGGGGCTGGGAAGCCCCGGGGAAAGCCTCTTCTGCAGTCAGGGCGGGAGCCAGGGACCCTGCCCTCCCGGGACTCCTCTCTagttctctcccttcccacaatGACCCTGGGAAGGTCCACGCCCTAGTCCCACgttacagaggaagaaacggAGGCAGGGCCGCCGTGGCCTCCTCACCACCCCTGCTCTGCTCCTGGTGGCCGCAGGTCCGAGCCGGCGAGTCCCTGATGAAACTGGTGTCCGACCTCAAGCAGTTTCTCATCCTCAACGACTTCCCATCGGTGAACGAGGCCATCGACCAGCGCAACCAGCAGCTGCGAGCCCTGCAGGAAGAGTGTGACCGGAAGCTCATCGCCCTGCGGGATGAGATCTCCATCGACCTGTACGAGCTGGAGGAGGAGTATTACTCGTCCAG CTCAAGTCTTTGCGAAGCTAATGACCTGCCTCTGTGCGAAGCTTACTGGAGGCTGGACCTCGACACAGACTCTGCTGATGGCCTCTCGGCCCCTGTGCTGGCGTCCCCGGAGCCCAGCGCTGGCCCCCTGCAGGCTGCAGCCCCTGCCCACTCCCATGCCACTGGCCCCGGCCCCACAGAGCACGCCTGA
- the SURF6 gene encoding surfeit locus protein 6 — MASLLAKDAYLQGLARKICSQPSPEPQKRKSASKTRGSEASGPPKKKRKKAQKKSWEREEKAVEPKAQPLGEKSPAASKARNPAAATEEEAFTSTGSPADVEVTESDSLFALDVLRQRLREKIQEARGQGSTSEPSPAALEKRRRRKQERDRKKRKRKELRAKEKVAKATEAVEPPREPPREPPREEAQLGLLFNKVEVSAGEPAGKAQRRKEKRQKLKGNLTPLTGKNYRQLLERLRARQGRLAELRGQDEGKARELETKMRWTDLLYKAEGVRIRDDERLLQEALKRKEKRRAQRKRRWEKRTAHVVEKMQQRQDKRRQNLRKKKAARAERRLDRARRKGRILPQDLERAGLA; from the exons ATGGCCTCTCTGCTCGCCAAGGACGCTTACCTGCAGGGCCTGGCCAGGAAAAtctgctcccagcccagcccggaGCCGCAGAAACGCAAGTCCG CCAGCAAAACTCGAGGCTCAGAAGCTTCTGGGCCcccaaaaaagaagaggaagaaagcgCAGAAGAAAtcctgggagagggaggagaaggctgTGGAGCCAAAAGCCCAACCCCTAGGGGAGAAGTCTCCAGCAGCTTCCAAGGCCAGAAACCCAGCAGCAGCCACGGAGGAAGAGGCCTTCACCTCCACAGGATCTCCTGCAG ATGTCGAGGTCACAGAGTCTGATTCTTTGTTTGCCCTGGATGTTCTGCGGCAGCGGCTACGTGAGAAAATACAGGAGGCCCGGGGCCAG ggcagCACCTCGGAGCCGTCTCCCGCGGCCCTGGAGAAAAGACGCCGGAGGAAGCAGGAGCGGGACCGCAAGAAGAGGAAGCGGAAGGAACTGAGGGCGAAGGAGAAGGTGGCAAAGGCCACGGAGGCTGTCGAGCCGCCCCGCGAGCCGCCCCGCGAGCCGCCCCGAGAGGAGGCACAGCTGGGGCTGCTCTTCAATAAG GTGGAGGTGAGCGCGGGGGAGCCGGCCGGCAAGGCCCAGCGCCGgaaggagaagaggcagaagcTGAAGGGGAACCTGACGCCGCTGACGGGGAAGAACTACCGGCAGCTGCTGGAGCGCCTGCGGGCGCGGCAGGGTCGGCTGGCCGAGCTGCGGGGCCAGGACGAGGGGAAGGCGCGGGAGCTGGAGACCAAGATGCGGTGGACCGACCTGCTGTACAAGGCCGAGGGCGTGCGGATCCGGGACGACGAGCGCCTGCTGCAGGAGGCCCTGAAGCGCAAGGAGAAGCGGCGGGCGCAGCGGAAGCGCAGGTGGGAGAAACGCACGGCCCACGTGGTCGAGAAAATGCAGCAGCGGCAGGACAAGCGGCGACAGAATCTGCGCAAGAAGAAGGCGGCCCGGGCCGAGCGGCGTCTGGACAGGGCTCGCAGGAAGGGCCGCATCCTGCCCCAGGACCTGGAGCGGGCCGGCCTGGCGTGA